CTTGTATACTAAACCATTTAATATAGCTGAGCCTTCTTTAAACATTTAAATTGGCTTCAACTCTAGTGAAAGCCTCACATAAGGGTTAGACCAGCCATAGAATAGCAGCTGTTTAAGGTATTAGGTCGCATTCGTTGACAGATTTGGttagttgtaaaatacattatCATATCAGTTTATGCCTCTTAATTATTATCCAATACTTTTAGTAATTACATCAATGAGTAGTATATTGTCATCTGAAATGAGTCAACGAGAAAACTTGAATGCTTCAATAGTCCTTCACATTTGAGAGACTGCAGGAAGCTTTTGTATGGTCTAAATGCTGATGATGAGTGAAATCACACTCACAGTTGGTTCAGTAAAGTGCAGTGTTACTACTGACTGAACAACTGCATACTATCAGTTCATGGAAACAAAATGTTGTAGAACAAAGTGCACTCTTTGTACCCGCATGGTCTTGTATGCTTTGTCAACTTTGGTATAGCGTTTTTATTAAACCATAGATTATGTTTGAtaatagaatttttttttacCAGTTTGTTGCATGACAAGTAAGACTTAGGTGCCTAGTTTGGTGTAAGCATACTGATGAGGTGAATGTAACTGTTGATTTTACCATGAACCTTTACACATTATGTTAATGACGAACAACTGGTTTTCAGAATTTTGAGATGTTTTACATCTCTTGGCCAATACTGCTTCTGGTAATTGGTGAAAGTAGTGGCAGAAATCTTCCTGGTTCCTGAAAAGACACTAGTCATTGAAAGCCAATATGACAAATGCCGACTTACTTTttttctgtaaatatataatttacattTGTGCCTATGTTAGTCATGCTAGCTCATTCATTTCattgttgaatgtagaatgagAGTTCTGTAGTTTGTCGTATGCTTTCTTTGGGACAGAACCACAAACTCAACTTTTCTTACTAAAACTGTTTCAAGTTATTTCATAGCAATACTTGTTTACCAGTAAATAGATTTTTTCATCATTCGTCAACGATATGGTGCACTTGAAGGACTTACTGCTCCTATATTCGTTGGAAGAGTTTCACTGCTGTTTTGAATTATTTGACAGTTTCTGTTGTAGCTCGTACGATGCGGAACACAGCTGCTGGCCAACTCTAGTCTTAGATGCAATGGAACTAGGCAGATATTTCTTGTATATACTCTTCCTCAGCCTCAAGGTTTACCCTGTCCGCACTCTATATGATGAATTTTTtaacaaagaaaatattttgttatacagGTGAGCACTACACTACTATTCACTGCTCAGACTTACTTTTTCCTATTTTAGCTATGATAATCGTAGTCTTTAGTGTTACTAACAGCTACGGAGCTATCAAAATGATATATcaagatgtttttttttctttgcctGCTTTTctccaataaaaatattgtttgatgCCCAAAATCTAGTCTTAGTGAGTATTGAAGAATTTGATAGGCAAAATAATTCGCAGGGAGAAGGCCAAATCCATGTTCTATCACGCCTACAATGGCTATATGAATCACGCTTTTCCATATGATGAGCTGCGCCCTCTCACTTGTGACGGTCACAACACCTGGGGCAGGTTAGTTCATACCAACTCTCCTCATATACCCTACGcaaaatgtatatatgtataactttgTATTGGCATCGATAATCACCGACAAAATGATGCTTTTCGTTACATGCCAAAAGAAAGACAAAATAAAGGAGTACACATTTTCTTTGCTGCTTCTCATCATTGCTATATTTGAGTTCTTTGAGAGGCACTTGGAAAATGGTACAAGCCATCTCTGTTCATCTCTCGCTAAGAGACTAGACCTTTTGTGTTTAAGCAACTAGCCAACTCGTGGTTTATAGTGAGTGCGTTATACGACCCACAAGTACCTAGGTTTTTCTTTCTTACTCCAGATCATGATTAGATGTCTCTAAAATAGCGATTATATGATAGTAAATTACATGACAATGGTAAGGTACACTATGGTATCTGCTAGAAATATTACCTTCCAATAGTGCAACACCTGATATATGATAGCATTCATATCACTGAAGCAGGTGAAATAAAGCTACTTCCAGACACTGAATACCGGTATATACATTTTTAGACGCAAATAGTCATCAGAGGCAGCAGTAGGGCCAAAACTAAAATACTGTATGAGGAATCTATGTGTGTGTACACTCCATTGTTTAATCTATTGCTGATTCCTTCCAGCTACTCATTGTCTCTGATCGATGCAATGGATACTCTCGTTGTCATGGGAAACTACACAGAGTTCCAACGAGTCGTGCAACTTGTCCTTGGAAATACTGACTTTGATAAAGACATCAATGTGTCAGTATTTGAAACCAATATAAGAGGTAAACTCACTGCCACTATCTTATGTTAACCAATTACTTATCTGGAGGTACCATAGACCTCCCTTTACTCTAATAGGGCTATGTGGCCTCATGATGAATGAGTTGTGGTTCCTGTCGTAGGTATATGGAGGGCTGATCATTACTTCACCAATTTCTATTGAAGTTCTTTTAGGAAAACTAATACACTTGGCAGTCTCATGcatcgtgagagatcatcatgagtaatcagtatatggtGAACTATCTAGTGCGTCGTTAGGGCTCTCTAGTCTTATAATGGTAGCGTGCTCGCCATTAAATTTGACGTTCCAAGTTCGATGCCCGTCCGAGGCAAACTTTTGCCTTAATGATCTTAGCGTCGCTTTGGCTAGACGGACGGATACTGCTTTTATTCATTAAAGATTCTGCCTTGATATTAGAGTTGTGTAATCAACGGCACAACTTGCTCACTAGTTTATCTGTCATTAGGGGTTTAAAGAGCTTTCCTAGAACCTGCAGCAAATATCACGTTTTTGCCTTTTGTTGTACATATGCGTCTTCCAGCTACAGGTTTTGatacattgagctaagccatTCCAATACCCACTTTGTAGGTCAAAAACTTATAGAAATGTGTTGTATTTTACTTAAAATTGTTCTACAGCTCAAAAACtatatagcattaaaactaGTCCattgtataaaactatatagcattaaaacaagtccattatataaaactatatagcattaaaacaagtccattatataaaactatgtagcattaaaacaagtccattatataaaactatatagcattaaaacaagtccattatataaaactgtttaagcAACTAgactatataaataaataaaactgaacGAATTAAGTGATAACAAAGAAgaattttctattattgcttCATCTTTACCTTAAAGACAGATGAGTTGAGGTGTTTGGTTACCAAAGAGATGGGCAGTGCGCTGGTAGAAGTGGCAATAGTGATAGGCGCAAGTCTTCTTCGACTAATTGATCTGGAAACTTAACATAATTCATATTTTTCGCTCTTATATCGGAATTGTTTTACATCTGGTTCTTATTTATCACTGCTGGCTTCTCCGTTCGTACTAGCTTTCTTTTCCTTGCATCACTTTTATTTTTGCTTCAACACAACTATTAAACAGCTTCGAATACTTTTTAAAGAATTTATTTGTAGATGTTTGCTGTTgatttttttcctaattgttttacttttaaaaccaaacattactgtttttctttttttggcaCTAATGCTGCTTACCCTAGTCTTACTTTGTTTCATGATGTTGAAATTTAAAGTAGGAAGAAATAGAGTGCTGCCTAATCTTCATCGAGTACTTTAGACCTAAACTGTATAAAGGAGAGCTGCGCGCATATCTACTggtttatataaaacaattagaCAAATTAAAACGTCTAAGTGATTGTAGGTCAAGATTTGATTGTAATGATCTTTGTGGTAATTAACAGCACTAATGACTTTGCTTATTTTGAATATAGACTTGTATCCTCTTGGTAATGACAGGTCTGCATTTAAATTTGCTAGACTGAGCATTATTTGGTAGTGGTTGGAGGCCTGCTTTCTGCCCATCTACTGTCTCATAGAGGTGGCTTGGAGCTAGAGCTTGGATGGCCGTGTCAAGGTCCTCTTCTTAGGCTGGCTGAGGAAGTAGCCAAACGCCTTCTTCCAGGTACTCGTCAAACATGCTTCTCATTGCCAACTAGCCTATGAACCTGTGAATCACAACAGACAGGCTGAGATTCCAGGTGTTAATTGTGGCCAGTTGCGTTTCCTTCCCCTCCATTTATATGGTAATTTTATTACTCAGCAGTAGGTTTGAAAAATCGGAAAGGTTTTttgtagcaaatattttacaGCATTTGCCACGGCGACAGGAATGCCATATGGAACTGTTAACTTACGTTATGGAGTGCCTAAAGGGGAGACACCTGTCACCTGTACAGCTGGTGTTGGTACATTTTTGGTGGAGTTTGGTACCCTATCTCGCCTCACAGGAAATCCTCTCTACGAGAATACAGCAGTCCGAGCTATGGATGCCCTCTGGCAAAGGAAAAGCAATATAGGGCTGGTCAGTTTTTAGTAAACAATAAACTCCAGCGGTCACCAGCTTCTTGTGACACATTCATCGCTTTTGTCTCGATGTAGTGTTTCACTGTGAAACAGTGTCGTACTTTGTGAGCATGGCATTAATATAATGCTTAAGACAACTCAGCCATTAGACAGTAAACCTGCCATAGTtccataaattatatttttcattaGCTATCATAGGTTTTCCTCCTTCGTATCACATGAATCAGTCATGTTTCCCTACATATTGTCAGTTGTTTGAGGGCAACTTCAAAAATCAccattataaatgtttttttctcagGGATTAAGACATTAACACAATATAATGTAATTTGTGTACACAAATGCTGAGATGATGTGTATTTACTGCTACTCCCAATTATCAAGTCTTTCATCGTCCTCATACAGGTGGGCAATCACATAAATGTTAATACTGGAGAATGGACAGCATTGGACTCTGGAATAGGTGCTGGTGTAGATTCCTACTTTGAATACCTGCTGAAGGGAGGAGTCCTGTTACATACTGACCGCTTCCTGGAACAGCTTGATGGTTCTCTGCAGCTATTCTCTTTCATTTCTTATCTATAGCCATTTTACTTTAGCTGCCATTGATTACGTTACTAAGTGATTATATGCTGGTCAGGCTTAGAAATGGTCTGGCAGTGTCTGAATGAATGCTAAACGGTGAAAGTGCACTCTGCAGCTTACACGACACGGTTCGAAGAGGCCCTAAAGAAGGATGATTGGTATCTCTGGGTCAACATGAAAACTGGAGCTGTGACACTCCCCGTTTTTCAATCACTGGAGGCTTTCTGGCCAGGTATTCAGGTAATTTGGCTAGTACTGCATTAATTATGCTAACTTAACTCTTCTATCAACTGTTTTCTAGCTGCTATCATTGTCAGGAAACTCTACCACAAGTAGTTTTTTCTGGATAATCGCTGTAAAAGAACCCAAGTAGTCTTTTCTGTTTATTACTCACGCACCACTTTTATTGTCCTTAGTCAATTAAATCATTGTTGTGTTTGGGTCCAAGTGGCCACAAGAGTTGTTTCGGGTGTGTTGTGTTCGGCCAACTGTGGTGGTGGTTTGGCAGGGGGATTGGACTGCCTTCGGTGGCTGGCCCTGTGTCTCAACACGTTTTTACTTCCGGTAATTATCCTCCATCCAAGCTTGGCGTTACGGTTTTCAATTCCAATGAGCAACACACAGCTgattaataaacattttttcagaTGAGAACATTTTGACATTTATTGTGTTAATTGGTTTCGTTGGACTATTTGAATTAGCTCAGTGAATGTTTTTTTTGAAGACGGCAAAAGGTTTGTGTCGGTAATTTTTGAtcttttataaaattcttttttgTATTGCAGGAAAACAACTTGTCGTAAATACATGTACGTTTTCAATTGTAGATTTTACGGCTTTGGTGTGTATTCAATACAACAGCAACGAGTCATCTCCAAATCAATGATTTAATTTCACCTTTAGACACTCGCAAGCTTCGAACCTAGCGTAAACCGCTATAATCGCACAAAAAAACATGACGATTCTCCATTAGCTTTAATGACTGTTGCTGTAGCTAACTCTCAGAACAGTAGGAAGGAACTGATTTAGGTGATGTCTGTTGGCAGGCACTGATGGGGGATGCGGAAAAAGGCCGAAAAACCATATTAAACTACTTTCAAGTGTTTGAACAGTTTGGTGCAACACCTGAGTTCTATAGTTTAACTAAACTTACAGCCAATACGGGAAGAGAAGGATACCCACTTAGACCAGGTAGGTTGTAAGTCTAGACAAAATCATCTAATACTGATATGATAAAACAATGATAGCTATTGAGACCGGTTTGGCCTGAACACAACAAGTAATACTGATACGAGGAGGAAAGATGTCCATTAGCACCACCTACAACTAGACAGGTATCGTGAAATACCGATTCTCCCATATGTCAGCGTTATGGGCTCTGATATTCCAGTGCATTGAGCGAGTGGCTCCACTAATAAAATTCAGTCTCTAAAGTAATTTAATATCAAGGTTGAAAGATCCTTGACGCatgctctgccaaaaattgcTGGTATTTGTTTTTGATTTACTCGATTAAGTTATGCACCCTAAATATAGCAATAATGATCACTGCTGTTTGGACTTTTGCCATTTTTATGCTATTTATTCAATTACCTATtaatatgttgaaatgcttaGCGTAGCTACAGGTGGTCATTGTAAGCCGGGTTATTGAAAGCAATCGAATGATACTTGCTCATTTTCCACCCTACCCCATCCTTCAATTATCATCGGATGCTTTTGTATTCATTGTAAATATGTTGGATAAGGACTCTTTTTAGCTGAAATTAAGTGTATTCAGTGTGTATACTTATTTTACCAATTGTTTCAAATAACAACCCAATAAAAATATCACTAAAGTTAATGGATTTGCGCGTCACAATTACATTTtcatacagtgttcaagtatcaGCTAGAATTTTTTATAGACAATCCTTTTATAATTTTGGAGATCAATACTACGATAAACAAGCACCACTGTTTAATGGCCACCATTGTTATGCAATATCATGTCTTGGTGCTTAAAACTTGCTACGCTGTAAGTTCATTGCTTAATTCGCTGTAGGTTCATTTATGTGTCACTGGACAATTTAATAAATGCTAACTAATATTTAGTTTTACACAATGCTTCAGCCAATAAGACAGCGTGTGTTACAAATATAGATTGGATACATTTTATTGTGACGCAGCACACacataatataattttagttgACACTGCCATTCAGCATTATCTTACTAATACAATGCAATTGTTTGTAAATCTAATGGGTAGTTAGTTTATTAGATTTAGATTTGCCTACTCTTTTTTTTATTAAGAACAAGTTTCCAAGCAGCTGAGGGACTTGTGTATTAGACCAAATTGAGCAGGTGTGCAggaacaatttatttttaattaatgtgTGAATTTTCCTTATTGGCACGTAATGGGCATATCACTTGCGACGGAAAGACAACTTACGGTCCAGACATTTGTAAGTGCGGGATGCGATCATGTTACAATGCGCGAAATGAAGTGATGGCTACTTGCTAGATGTTTTAGAGaccttgtttatttcaattaatGTTTTTGCAGAGCTGGTAGAAAGTGCTATGTATCTCTATAGAGCTACAGGAGACAAACACATGATGTACATTGGTGCCAGTGTTATGGAGGCACTGGAAAGTATTGCTAAGACAGACTGCGGCTACGCCGTGGTAAACAATGTTGTAACTCATAGATTGGCTAATCGTATGGAGTCGTTCTTTCTTGCAGAGACAACTAAGTacctttatttattatttgatgAGGACAATTTCATTCATAACAGCGGCTCAGTAGGTACGATAATAGAGACACCCAATGGCAAATGTGTGCTAGACGCAGGGGGCTACATATTCAACACAGAAGCCCATCCTATTGACATTGCAGCATTGGACTGTTGTCATAAATCACCAAAAGAGCAAATCAACAGATTCATGGAAGACTTGAACTTGAGAAATATTGTGGATATAACAAGTAAATGGGAGCACAGGTTTGCCTCTTCTGAAAAGGTTAACGAGTACGCTGACTATACAGATGCTGATGACTATGAGAAATCTTGGGTAAAGATGAATAACGAAAAACAGCAACGGAAGCTTCGGACTTGCATAGCTGATCCATTTTATGCAAAGTTTGCTCTATATGGTGAGACTGTAATTCAggaataaaattgtaaaaaatttataaagctTCTCTTCTTAAGGGTTCTTAGTCAATTTTACTCCCACACTGGCTAAAGCATTAACCACCCACTCTGGAAAGTCCTTCTTTACAAACTGCTCTTCCATGAACTCCTGTACAAACTCTGGAAACTTATCCTTCATGATGCTTTCCCTTATCCTCCGCATCAAGTTCAGCTGCaataaatagtttttgtttCCAAATTTGGAATGGCAAATTCCTTCATGCATGTAccttaaggttgacttgcaataaaattaacattagttatttggtattgaaagattcaccatgtcttactctgttgtgttgtaggtgccagatatgtggaaatgtgattacaa
The genomic region above belongs to Watersipora subatra chromosome 1, tzWatSuba1.1, whole genome shotgun sequence and contains:
- the LOC137410599 gene encoding ER degradation-enhancing alpha-mannosidase-like protein 2 is translated as MELGRYFLYILFLSLKVYPVRTLYDEFFNKENILLYREKAKSMFYHAYNGYMNHAFPYDELRPLTCDGHNTWGSYSLSLIDAMDTLVVMGNYTEFQRVVQLVLGNTDFDKDINVSVFETNIRVVGGLLSAHLLSHRGGLELELGWPCQGPLLRLAEEVAKRLLPAFATATGMPYGTVNLRYGVPKGETPVTCTAGVGTFLVEFGTLSRLTGNPLYENTAVRAMDALWQRKSNIGLVGNHINVNTGEWTALDSGIGAGVDSYFEYLLKGGVLLHTDRFLEQLDAYTTRFEEALKKDDWYLWVNMKTGAVTLPVFQSLEAFWPGIQALMGDAEKGRKTILNYFQVFEQFGATPEFYSLTKLTANTGREGYPLRPELVESAMYLYRATGDKHMMYIGASVMEALESIAKTDCGYAVVNNVVTHRLANRMESFFLAETTKYLYLLFDEDNFIHNSGSVGTIIETPNGKCVLDAGGYIFNTEAHPIDIAALDCCHKSPKEQINRFMEDLNLRNIVDITSKWEHRFASSEKVNEYADYTDADDYEKSWVKMNNEKQQRKLRTCIADPFYAKFALYGETVIQE